The Neurospora crassa OR74A linkage group V, whole genome shotgun sequence sequence CCAATTTACAATCTCCAACCGTTGAGAGAGATTACCAAGCCGAACCGGACACACCCTATGTCATATGTGGCAACACTCAAAATGAATGTAGTTATAACGACAGATGTCAAGCCAACTACGTGTGCCGTCTTCCATCAGAAGGGTAATTATCAAGTGACCAAACATGGTCCTTCAGAAAAGATGAAAGTATTATATCCTATACACTCGCCAGATCCTCAAAACCAACCGCCTGCTAGCGGACGAGCCACTACAAACCAGGCTGTCCTGCATATCGTCAGAGCGATTGTCGAGTACTTATGTAGCGCAGAATTTGGTTAGTACAAGACCGGTTAGCGTCCTCATGTGCTTGCATCATCTACGAGGTAAAGCTATATAAAGAGAGAACGACATTAATCTGTCAAAAGAGTGTGAAGGGTTGTTATAAGAGAGAGGTGAAGGGAGAGGTGAAGGGAGAGGTGAAGGGAGAGGTGAAGAGAGAGGTAAAGAGATGAATGATGAAAGAAGAGGGGATCGCAAAGCTTTAAAGAAACTGTCAAGAGACGCTGAAGAGAAGGTAAAGAAGATTATGGAGATTGAACGTCTAGTCTAGTATCGGATGAAAGTTTTGCGAATAAAACGAACTGTCCAAGATCAGGTTCAAATCACCCAGTTATTCACTATCTATAAGTGCTTGTCGAGAATTGAAGAGTACTAAAGAATCATCGGAGATTAAACGCTTTTCTGACTTGTCCTCAATCAGGTATCTATCATCCAATGGCAGCTCCGGACATTGCAAATTAActaaacaagaaaaaaaaaatgtacTGCATTCACGACTATTCAAACCATTCATTCCGACAGTCACTCAATTGCTATCGTCTGTGGAAATGTTTGGAACAATGTCCGACGCCGGCAAAGTCGgaccattcattcattcccGGGCCATCGTCATACCGAGGACGTGTACTTATTCCCGCTTGTCTTTCGGCAACAGGGCTTACCCGGTCACTTGTAATTTGGTGTTcattttgtttttttttgtggcCGGTTCAAGTCCTTGGCCCATACTACGCGAAGAAGCGAAATGGACAATGATCAGCGAGTTGAGTTTTCCATTCgtgagagagaaaaaggTAGAAGTGTAGTGATGTGTACAATACTCGATACGTCTATTGACTAAAATGCTTTCTTTGAGTGGTGTTTCACGCGGTGTCATACAAGTTCGTGTTGTATGTATCTTTGCGTAGGTCGTAGGTACCATTCCCAGTCAGTCTATGTTGTATTTGTATGTCATGCCCCCCTTCTTTCCTGAAAGGGCGAGTTTATAGGGGATATCCAAGAACTCCTATGCAAATGCCATCATGGTCGGCCAGCTAAAGAATCTGGACCTGACCTGTTTGTTGTATTTCAACCAATCGACGGAATCGGTGTTGAGAAACGATGCCGTCCGTGTAAAAAGAGCAGCAGACCTTTCAAATTCTCCTCCAACGCCATGCAAGTAAAAAGTCAAGATCAAAAACCCAAACCATCcatttccttccccttctcaaCCGACCCTGCGGGTGAACTCAACCACTCCGAGCTCTAACCGGCGTGGATGATCCGCCCATCGGGCTTGATCAGCCTCCTCCCGCTCTTCAGATCCCGCTTGCTCGCACAGCAGCATCCCATACCGCTGTGTACCGCGAAGCTCCACATGGTGAAGCCCGTGGCAATCCACATAAAGACAAACATGTACGTGCCCACATCGGCGTGAATGTTGAGGTCTGACTGCGCTTCGGCCGCATACTTGAAGGCGTAGCTGATGACAGTGCCGATGATCGAGGCGGCCAGGGTCAGGATCATGGAGGCGAACGAGAAAAGGGAGAGCGGGAGGGACCACCACCGCGACTTGACGGGCAGGATGGGCgagacgaagatgaggacgaaGTTGAGAACGCAGGCGGTTAGGAAGAAGCCGAACATGATCTGCGAGGTGATGCGCAGGACCgagaggatggtgatgatggcggtGGGGATGGCGACGGTGGCGCCCGAGAGAAGCTCGCTCATGATGACCTTGACCGGGTTAAACCAGTAGAGCGTTTCGGGCTCGGAGCAGTACGTGATCCCTCTGTGATGGGTTAGCATGACAAGTCTGTGGATaggaaagggggaaaaggttGACTAACTCAGATTGATATCCCTCGCAAAAGTTCCACAGACCAACTTGGTAAAAGTCATGCAGACCTATACTTTGAGCAATACTGTTGATCAACTGCGCATTTGGTACCGATTCCGGGATGATGTCGGCCAAGTTGAGCTTGTAAAAGTAAACATTGCGAAGCACGGGCTTGTCGGATGTGTTGCCAATGAGAATCTGTTTTACAGGTCAGCTAAATGTAAAACGAGTGGCTAGTGATATTGAGTTAACATACCAGTATCAGGAACACCCAAGACACCAGATACCCAAAGGATGCGCTCCAGGCAAAGTATCGCCGTAGCCTCGTTGCTCGCTTGATCTGTTCATCACTGGgtaccccttcctctccttgaaGTGTCCTTTCGTAGCTTGCGTCTCGTGTTTGTGGCTGGGGTGAGTATCGTTCTTTGGGTTGGTCATCCAAGCTGTTCCTCTTTCGGAGGTTCAGTAGTGATTTCAGACCCATTGTCCTGTATCTTGTGCTGTTTCCGGATCCCAAGGATCTGGAGAGTAATGATGTTGACTTTGAGTGGGCAGTCACACCTTCTTTCTCGTCCAACTTCGGTTAAGGAGAAGAGGCCGGCTCTTTCAGAGAGTTTTGTCCCAAGCTTATCTAGAGTGGTGtttgttgctggtggtggagggttGTGGTTTGGGGGACTTTTGAGGTCTAGGGGTCCCGGAGTTGGCGAGAGTGATGACGACGGGGCTTGGCTCCGGTCACCGGCGGGAATTGCAAAACCAGGTCGAAAAGTCTGAAGGTCGGTCTTCgcaggggaaagaaaaagacgaTAGTCGCGGCAGAAGATGGGGGATCGACTGGTTAGTAGATTGATGAGGTGATGTCGTTATCAAAAAGCAGGCTTGTTCAGGTTACGATCGCTACAGCCACCGACCTGCTTGGCAGATTGGTTTATTGGGACCTCGTCTGATGGAGACAACCCTTGGGCAGGGAATTATTGTTGGGTGGTTGGGGGTCTGTGCTGTTGATCAATCGACAAACGTGGACCGACGGCAATCAGGATTCGGGATGTCGTTGTCTTGATAtcagaagaaggagcgaGGGATAGAAGAAGATTATCGGCATCAGTCAGCATCCAGAAAAGGGAGTGTGTTTGGAATCTTGGCCAGTTTCTGCGCACCCAGCGTTGCAATTGGCTCGCGTGCCTCTCTCTCACCGTCGGCGGTCAGCAAGAGTGGAAGGGCTCAGCGGGCGAACGGGCGTCTTTGAGCGGCGATTCACAGTCCATTGCCCAAAAGTGGACAGCGAATCCACCAAAGCACTCCTGATGGTCGAGGAATTTGGGTCGTGTAAAACCCCGGGCGTTGGAGAGTCTCATTCGGCTGTGGTTAAGGCTTGCCAATTTTATCCAACTTGTCCATTTGCAGTGCTTGTCTGTATTCGCGGCTAATAGGCGCCTTCATCTTGGCAAGACCTAGACACACAATAGGAACTGTCTCATTCAACCATGGAAGTCAACAGTTGTAGTTCTAGCAGAGTCTAGTCTCACGGCATCCATCATATTGTCACCTTTCTATTGATGTTTCAAACCAGGTCAGTTCTGGAGCAATGCCCATGTGGAGATGATACCCTAGATTCAAGACTCAGGTCCGAGGGGCacaccacccaccccaaaAACAAACCCCTGAGGGGTTGTGAGAGACGCTCTTGGTTGGTGCCCAAAGATGGGAAAGCGGCGATCGTATTCTGTCTTGGCAGCGATGTCGTTATCACCACGAGTTGAATTGAAGGAGGCTTGTGCAACTGCGACGTCAtaccaaaaaaagaaaaaaaaggggaagaaaaatGCAAGCTGCACCACCAAGGCATCTTGCGTGCTGTCAAGACTGCATTGTGCTGGGAAGGCATCTTTCAAAACACCATTATCAGCATCGTGAGATTCCAATTGCCGATTACCTCAACCAAGCTCGATCCAAGCTCGAGCCAAGGTCTTGTATTTCGACTCTTGAGAAAGAACCCTGACGATGACCAAGCCTCTGTGCCAGGGTCGTAGCTGCTGAATGAGAAGATGGAAGCCCCGGAGTGATGCGGCAGTGCTTCTTGGCTCAGTCGGCACCCAGCTAGAGGCTCCACGTGTGGACCGTGCCAAGCCTGCCTTTTTCCCTCCAGACGGGGGTCGTAGGGGGTCGGAACATGAAGCGCCCTTCACTACCTTACCGTGACAGCATGATCCAGACGCGCCCGTCCCAGCACCTTCACTTGGCTCCCTGTTCACATTCAGCTGGCAGAAGAAGTTGGGCCAATGATCCATCGATTCAACTTGAAGCTTCAAGGCTGGGAGGTTGATGAACTTGTTGGTTGATTCTACCTTGTCGTCATCTGTTCTTATCCTCTCGTTAACCCCAACCAAACCTTAACCCATCTCTCCGTCTCCCTGGCCGGCATTGGATGCTCTCCGAGAACAAGCATCTTGGTTCCCgtcccccccttcccctcctacAACTTGTATTGTTTGGATATTCACCTAGAGCTCTTCAGGCCAGCTTGCTTGGGTGGACACACAGTTCACCATGACTTCCCTTACACGGCGTCTGGGCTGCCTGCTCGGCGTGCTTTCCGTGGGCACTAGCCTAGTCCATGGCCAGGCCATAACCACAGTCAACGGCGAAGAGGTGACCATGTTGACGGGCACAAAGGCTGAACACACGACCTCATCGATACCAACCAATCTATATCAAACTTACACCACACGCATTACGCTTGGGACGACTACAGACACAGCATCATCCATCCTCGCTTCGGTTTCAGAAACAGGAAACGCCACCGATACCGCGCTCTCTTCGGAATCGGCTTCCGAGACTTCCAGCGCAACGCTGAGCTACCTGACGGGCACCAACTCGCACTCGACGTCGACCTCCAACGCGACTGCGTCGAGCACAGAATCTGCGCAGCCTGTACCTACGAACACTCGGCCGTGCAATAACTATCCCGAATTTTGCGACCGCAAGTACAGCAACATCACCGAGGTCGGTTGCCACAACAGTCCCTTTGTCAGGGCGAATTCCGCTGCCGCGAACCAACAGCTCGGCGTCGTCGATCAGCTCAATGATGGCGTCCGTTTCCTCCAAGCCCAGATTCAGTGGGCCAAAAACGATACAGTGCCGCACTTCTGTCACACCACGTGCGATCTTTTTGATGCCGGTCCCATCACCGAATGGCTCACCACCGTGAAGGACTGGGTCGTGGCCCACCCCTATGACGTCGTCACCATTTTGCTTGGCAACGGCAACTACTCAACGCCCGACTTCTACGTTCCCCATATCGAGAAGACGGGCATCCTCCGCTATATCTACACCCCGCCTGTTATTCCCATGACACTCAACGACTGGCCGACCCTGTCACACATGATCCTGACTGGTCAGCGCGTGGTCATGTTTATGGACTACATGGCCAACCAGACAGCCTATCCGTGGCTTCTGGACGAGTTCACCCAGATGTGGGAGACTCCGTTCGATCCGGTCGACCGAAACTTCCCGTGTGTCGTCCAGCGACCGCCCGACTTGCCGGCCGACCAGGCCAAGAATAGGCTGTATCTGATGAACCACAATCTGAACGGGGAGGCTAACCTGCTTGGAAATGTCCTCAGTGTGCCGGACCTGAGTCGGATCAACGAGACGAACAGCGCGGAGGGCTTTGGAAGTTTGGGATTGGCAGCAAACAACTGTCGGTCGGATTGGGGCCGCCCGCCCAACGTGCTCAACGTGGATTACTACAATATGGGAGACCCTCCCGGAAGCGTGTttgaggcggcggcgagagCCAACAATGTGACGTACAACAGGAAGTGCTGTGGCGTGGCGGCCAGCTCGGCTCAGAGAATCGAGGCCATGTTGAAGGTGCCTCTGACTCTGGGTTTGATATGGGCTGCTTTCTGGACACTGGTTTAAGAATCACGTTATAACCGACTACATTGGTGGCTGGTTGCCTCTCTGTTTTCGATTCAAATCTGGCTCATACCAGATGTGTTTAGCATTCGCATGGCGTTTCGGTTCTGATGAGGGGAGGACGGACAGAAGTCTGGAAATAGATTTAGTTGTTATGAAGATATTGTTGATCATACTGTTCCCTCCAGAACTCCTCGTTTCGATATCTCGGTCTCTTTCTGCCGATACCGGTTGACGGTCGACGATTCTAGACCTTCAATCAATCTCATCGAAGTCGGAATGACGTTTGCGGGGAAACCAACATCACACAAAACCTCAAACTAGAAACAGTGCCAGCCAACCCCTGCCGCGTGCATCCCGTTTCAGTTTAGCGGCGCATCAGGCGACGTGAGCCGAACCGAGGTACAATGCTTTCTCCACGTCCACGCGACACTTGTGCTTGCACCACTCGGCGTCTGTCAATTGACAATCATCAACGTCCCCCGCAACTTGTTCTCTCCACAACTTCGTCCTTGACACTTCTACCCGTCCGTCGTCTACCGCGCTTGTATATACGCGACTTGCCTACTCCTCATCCCATCTTTATCACTTTGTTGCCGCAAACCCTCAATCTAATCCCAAGTTCTTACCTTAAACCATCAAGATGTCTCAGACCTTCACAAAGAGCCAGGTGGCCGAGCACAAGGACGATAAGTCCATGTATATCATCATTGACGACGGTGTTTATGATATCACCAGTATGTTTTTCTCTGTTGTTTTTGCCCTCCCGTCCTCCGGCCTTTCTCATATCTCCTCCCTCTGCACCTCCCTCAACCCCTCCCTTGCTTCCTGTTCCATCCCCCCGGCGCAATCATCTATACCAACACATTCAACACGCAACCCAAATTAAGAAGCCAAGCAATATGACAAGGAAACATTGATGactaacctttatataaaatatagactTCCTCGACGACCACCCCGGCGGCGCCAAGATCCTCAAGCGCATGGCCGGCAAGGACGCTACCAAGTCCTTCTGGAAGTACCACGGCAAGAGCGTGCTGGAAAAGTACGGCACCAAGCTCAAGGTCGGCACTCTTGCTGAGGCTGCCAAGTTATAAGCATGCCTTCTAGGTTTATTTGTTGAGTGACAGTGGGTTGTCAAATGGGAAAGGTGTGTCAAGTGGCGATCCCGTGGTGGTAAACGGGGCATGGCTCAGATGGGGGCAGAGTGGAAGGGGACGGGGCCGAGGACGGAATTCCATGGACGAACCGAACCGACCATGATGGGGGACACAGGAAAGAACAAGAATGTAGCGCGCGACGACACCTGGGATCGACAGTACCGATGAGGGAGGAGTGTGCGAACTACGGACAATCGAAGAAACGACCATCACTTACCCTCAACTCAAACCCGCATCCCAACCTCGCCTTACCCCCGCTGAGTTGACTCGATCATTCTGCCCTGGTCGTGGGCTTGTGGCATCTGGTCGGTCTAGGCGAAAAGGGTTGTGCTAAAGATGATAGATGTTGCTTTGGGCGCGCGCAACTTGTTTTCTTCTTGAGCCGAAACAGGACAACTATGTTGGATACAAGGAATGACGAGCGCGGTCTTGCCTTGCGGTGGTGTGAAGAACATCATCCAGAAATCTGTTGACGAGTGGCTTGGGCGCTGCGCAATCgcatttatatataccctaGATCTGTATAGCGAATGGTGATTTTTTTCATTTAAACACACCTGATTATGAATCTGAAAAGGATGGGATGTTGTCTGACGTTGGTTGTTGGAtgtgtggtgatgatgatgatgagggggGGGGACCGAGCATATATGTGGTATTCGCATGTGATTATGCTTTTCGGTATTTGGGTGCATGAGGCTGGCGTTGGCATTGCCGTTTCTGTTGCATATGCTGCAATTGCTCTATCTGCACCCATTGCATATGCGAACATCCACATCTACATCTACATCTTTGTTTCTCTAGATCTACATCACATTCGCATACAGTCTGTCTGTCAATCGTGCGTACAAGCGCACAGGCATACCGGTTTTAAGCAATTTCGAATGGCCTTCGTACACAACTGAATTTGTGATTTTCACTCCATTTTCCTTGTGCTATGGTATTTTCAGTCTTGGGTGGTAACTCTACTCGTTTGATACTTCCTCAAGCGCCTAGGCAGGAGCGTCCTTCGACTGGCCATAGTCAGGAAAGGAACGGTACAGCGGAGGGAAGTGTCGTATGTGATGCCCGGCCGCCTTTTTCAAGTCACCTGGGTAGTAGCAGACCATGAGCTGTGGAAACTGTTCACTATCTTTTGTCTATCCCCGGCCATCTCTCATGTCTATCTCCAGTCCGTGATGATAACACTCCAAGGCCTTGAAGGTGTGCAGTCCGGCTTTGAAGAATGTATCCTTTCTACCGCCAATGCACATGCGTTGGACGGATCATTTACAACTTTACTTCTTAAATGCAAGATTATGGGAAATTGTGAGTGTCTTGATGAAGTCTTCATTCGATAGAGTATCGCGCTGAGGCCCCGGTACCGTTACTTTTCCTACGCAACTAAACTCCCTTTCCTCGCCCCATGTTTTGACCGTAAACATAGGTACACAGTAGACAAGTCAAGGTGAAGCTCAAGCTCAAGCTCAAACTCAAGCTCAAGCTCGagtccctccccccccccccccccccttgaTTCAACCCAGGGCATGCTTGCGCAGCtgtctttttcttgtccTTCCCGACGTCTTTTCTGAGTCTTGATTTGGGAACCCAACCCCGGTAAGTGTTCCCCGATTAAGTGTTCCCCGATTAAGTGTCCCCCGATTAAGTGTCCCCCGATTAAGTGTCCCCCGGTAAGTGTTCCCCGATAAGTGTCCCCCGGTGATGTACCACGGTGAGTGAGTGTTCCCCGGCAAATATGCCCAGCGCCGGTGAGTTTCACCTACTGGAACAGTTCGCAAGTGAAACAACCGTTAGGACAACCGAACTTGGTTGGAGAGCTGGTCTGCCTGCCAGCCTGCCAGGTTCGGCTCAATGTTTTGGAATGCTGTTGATTAGAAACTTTGATCTGAGACtgcctccctccctccccctgcTAGGGAGCTATTCTTGCCTGGCACCAGCCGCACTGTACCGCGCCGCGCCGCGCCGAACTGTGAGGTCAAAGACCCAAAGGCGCGGAGATGAGAAGATTAGCGGTTACGCGCGTTTGGAAGTTACTTGGTTGTACTTGTGGATAGCTTGGGAGATGGAAGAGACTGTTCTCGTACAGCTGGTCCGTGGTTTAGTAACCAACCGCACTGGTGGGCGGATGATAGCAAGCATGGCCCATGGCGTTACAGGCTCGGCGCACGCGGGGAAGATTTTGCGTGACGGTGAGATACGAGTGGAACGTATAACAAGAAAGGGCGTACGAGTATATGTAAAGTGTACTGTATCGGCCATTATTCTTCCTTGGAGGAGCTGTAGGTGAGTTATGATCGCTTGAGCTAGGTTGACGCGATCAGCCGATTTGGAGATGTTGTATATTTAGTGTCCAAGAAAGGATAGAATGAGACAATTTTGATAAAGGTGTGAATGCCGGGACTGCCTAAATGAGCTATGGCTGTCACCACACTCACAACTGTTTGCTGTCAAACTCCGTAATTCCTGCTTCCGTCAAACCATCCGATGAAGTGAACCAGGAATAGCTGGAGATGACAATCAGCAAGGTCCGAGTAATTTTGGGTGAAATGTTGATGTACACAGAGCCTAAGAAGCTTGCGATGGATAGCCATACCACTTGGCACAACAGTCTAAGAGCAACCGGTAGTTCGACGCTTTGCAGACGCCTGACCGGCAAAGATCGAGATCTCGTTTTCTGTCGAATACCTGATCATTTTCCAGATCTTCGTTGCTTACGTAGAGCCTCAGCACACCGCAGATTGAGAGTGACGTCGGATCTTGAGCGCAAACTGGCACGGCGGCAAGACCGGCTGCTCTGACAAGATGGATGATTGTCGGGGCATTATTTGCTTGCCCTGCCAACCTGACAAGGTGCTTGGCCGTCGGTCCCGTCAACACGTGTAGTCCAGGGTTTGATAGGAAGATCCGGGCAACCTAGACTAGCATGGTGCAGAAATAGATTAACCTCGTTTCGACATCCTTCGAAAATCCTTGGCGTCCATCCCAAGTCGGCGGAAAATCCGGGgtaatataaggaaaaggaggaaaatgaACGGTAGGGTGCCGGAAAGGAGTCCCGATAGCCGAACGAGTCTTAGTATGGGGGTTACAGTCGGTCGTTGGGCGTAACGGCTGCAGGAGCCCTTCCATGGAGATATCGCACCGCTTCCAGGGGGAAAGGTACCTAAGCTGTGGTTTGATAGCACTGATGAGGTTACCCTGACACCACTTTATGCGAAGATTCGAGTTCCAGAAGGTTTCTTCAAACGAAATCAGCCACCGGTCAGAACTAAAATAGAGAGGGACATGGTCAAACACCGGTGACGTTAATGCTCCTGGTGGATAAAGGGAGGATGGCGGTCCTGAGGTTAAGGGTATCCCGACTTTCGTTTCTCCATTAAGCACTCCAACAGCCACTTGGCTACACGGAAGTACCTGTCCTTCCCGTCCGTTGTCGCAAACATTTGGAGGGTCAAGCAGCGGACGGCAATCCTGGATTGTGGACGGCCATCTTGCCAGATGGCAATACGGAATAGTGCCTACTTAGACACTGCGGGACTGGTAGTGACAGCACAGACATCAAAGCATCTAGTATTGCCCTGGAGGTGTGGGAAGGACTGTTCATAATGTGATCAAGGATGCTCATACAGCGCCGTCCGGGCCAGGAGGAGCGATAGGTGGACGGCGCCGCAACCCCAAATCTCTAATGGAAGACTGGGTTCCGAAGGCAGCCATCGTGACGTGAGACTGGTCTTTGAAGGACGGATCCAATGGCAGGATAGATGTCTCTTTTTTCTGGTAACTGTGCGACCTTGGATTCTGGGCGTTGTGAGCCGTGAGAGGGTACAAATGTTAGGTATCAAGGCGGGGAGCTGATGGGAGAGTTCGTTGTGTGCGTCGTTGGGGGGGTGAAGTTGTTGTTCAGGTTAGAGTTGGCTGCACCTCGCAAGAGTTCAGGCCCGTAAGCCACGGGCTGtatgtaggtacgtacctggcTAACAGCGGGTTaggcccccccccccctaaaATGATGCACGAAAAGTGGAAACATGGGAGCCCCACGGGGGACCCGGGACCCCCCAACTTGGTTCGGATCAGGTAACAGTCTGggcccaaccccaaccccaacccgcTGCTGTCATGGCCAACTTCTCTTTCGCATCCAGTCGCCCGCCACTTCCCAGTCCACACTTCATCCTGTTTATCTTTCTGGTCATTCCTGAGCTGCAAATCCACGACTGATCACTCCAGCGATCAACCAATGCCAGCCAGGTCCCGCCGTGCTCCCTCAGCTGGGCTGTGGTGCCAACTGTCCTGTCCGTTCAGATTGCTGTCTCGTCTTTTTTTGCGCCTTTGCCCTGATGGTCAGAGAGCAAATGTTTCTACCGAAGCTCTGGCGAGTCTGTGCTTGTCTGGGTCGTGCCCCGGGACCGGGACCGGGACCGTGCTGTCAGGATTCAAGATGAATTAGAACCATGATGAGCTCAACCAG is a genomic window containing:
- a CDS encoding cytochrome b5; translated protein: MSQTFTKSQVAEHKDDKSMYIIIDDGVYDITNFLDDHPGGAKILKRMAGKDATKSFWKYHGKSVLEKYGTKLKVGTLAEAAKL
- a CDS encoding integral membrane protein, with translation MGLKSLLNLRKRNSLDDQPKERYSPQPQTRDASYERTLQGEEGVPSDEQIKRATRLRRYFAWSASFGYLVSWVFLILILIGNTSDKPVLRNVYFYKLNLADIIPESVPNAQLINSIAQSIGLHDFYQVGLWNFCEGYQSEGITYCSEPETLYWFNPVKVIMSELLSGATVAIPTAIITILSVLRITSQIMFGFFLTACVLNFVLIFVSPILPVKSRWWSLPLSLFSFASMILTLAASIIGTVISYAFKYAAEAQSDLNIHADVGTYMFVFMWIATGFTMWSFAVHSGMGCCCASKRDLKSGRRLIKPDGRIIHAG